The following nucleotide sequence is from Penaeus monodon isolate SGIC_2016 unplaced genomic scaffold, NSTDA_Pmon_1 PmonScaffold_6451, whole genome shotgun sequence.
ATCAGATAATGTGCAAAGCTGATGTTCatttaaaagagaagaaatacagCAAGAAGAAAAGACTCTGAAATTATGAGGATGAAATACATTTCAAATGGGACCACCATGAACATCCGCAACTTCATTTTGAAGGGGATGGAAACCGTGAATTTTTTAACAAACCCAGGAGCACACAAGGAGGCTTGCAGTTTTTCAGCTCTCGAGACAAAAGATGATTTTGATGTGACTTCAGTGATGATTCCTATGATAAAAcagtgagaagaaaaggaaataagacaGAGAAAGTAATGATTGAGCcccaaaaatatcacaaaatagaCTTGCCAGGCAGACAATATGTTGAGTCAGATTTGCCTGTAGTACAATATGATAAGTCAGATTTGCCAGAACTACCTAATATTTTACCTttgtataatgttaaaaaatatgtaaatcttaaaaagaaaacatCTTTTCCAGTACAAATTCGACTCAACGGGGTTGTAAGAACATATGAAGAATGCTTTTATAAGTTTCCTCCAGGAGTTGGAATTCCTCCTGAAGAGATCGAAGAAATTCCTGATGAATATGACCATTGGAAACGTGCATGGAAAGTCCTTCCAGATAAAAAATTtacagaagaagaaataaaagaagaaatagagaataaaatagataagatatgtgATTATTTTCATAGATATTATACTGGAAATCTAACAAGCAAGGAGTTGAAACCAAAGCGACCCAGAAATTTTTTTGAAGTGTATCTACCTACTCCGGACCAAGTAGAGGTATTGTGCTCCTTTTTTTTGTAGTTCAGATAATAGTCATCCCTAAACACCATATAcaatacctatttttttttttacttagaaaaagaacaaacatacaaacaaaaaacagtactAACCTACCCATCAGTATTGGTTAGTTCGTAATGTAACTTTTAATAtgatttgttattaatttatattatcccTTTTATTCCAGTTTCTAAAAAAATTGCGCATCAAAGTAAATTGGAAACTTGGTTTAGTTCATAGATActgttatgaatttatatacgGGACATCTGCATGCAGAGCAATGGCTGCACATGGAATAGAATGGAGGAAAAGCACTGGATTGTCTAGAGCTGAAAAAGAAGTTGTATTGAGTAACTGGATTCACTTTCAAAAGGTGAGTTTAACTATTTTTAACTAGCTTAATTGGAAACTTGGtttaattcataaataataatataaattcatatgtgtCCCTCTtgctctccatttctttccctctccatttctttccctctccatcttgctctccatttctttccctctccatcttgctctccatttctttccctctccatcttgctctctattttcctttccctctccctttccttttccctttcttttttcttttcctttttttccgttttcttttccccttccctgtctttttcttttcccatttcccttcccttttccatttccttttccttttccatttcctttttcttttctctttccctttccctctccctttcccattcccattcccattcccattcccattcccattccctttcccataaccattaccattaccattccctttctctctccttctccttattcttttttcctttcctttcctttccctacctccctttctctctccttttctctttccctttccctttttctttctctttctttctccttctccctattccatttccatccctttcttttcatcttcctttctctctcctcccacgccctattccttttccatttcccttcccttcccttcccctttctctctccttctcccttctcccttttccttttccatttccattccttttcttttcttttcttttcttttcttttcttttctttcccttccctttccttttccttttctctctcattttccctcttcctactctattttcttaacttttccttttctctctcattttcctttccctttccatttccatttccctttccctttccctaatcCTTAGTCTTTTgctttcccattttcctcctctctc
It contains:
- the LOC119571474 gene encoding uncharacterized protein LOC119571474 encodes the protein MIEPQKYHKIDLPGRQYVESDLPVVQYDKSDLPELPNILPLYNVKKYVNLKKKTSFPVQIRLNGVVRTYEECFYKFPPGVGIPPEEIEEIPDEYDHWKRAWKVLPDKKFTEEEIKEEIENKIDKICDYFHRYYTGNLTSKELKPKRPRNFFEVYLPTPDQVEFLKKLRIKVNWKLGLVHRYCYEFIYGTSACRAMAAHGIEWRKSTGLSRAEKEVVLSNWIHFQKVSLTIFN